From Erwinia sp. HDF1-3R, one genomic window encodes:
- a CDS encoding DotU family type VI secretion system protein: MHERQATAQNDLFSGASSNNPLVAAANGLLNAIPQIRHSVTHADPAGLRQRLIDEMRQFEMNCQRASLPYEVIIGARYCLCTALDEAAALTPWGSRGVWPGQGLLVTFHNETWGGEKFFQLLAKLSQNPREQIALLELINYCLQLGFEGRYRVLDNGRSQLETIKQRLLQMIRSVRGGYAPPLSPHPEDHPVTRKLWRPVVPLWACCALVGFLACLFYILLNWRLGDATSPVLAAVYQTPLPEVTIQNPAPPPPASLNLKAFLRPEVEQGLVAVKDEADRSVVTLKGDGLFTSGSTAVRGRYEAVLDRIAQAMNNVNGRILVVGYSDNVPIRSARFASNYELSLTRAQSVQTRLQQHLTQPQRVKAEGRGESNPLVPNTSAENRARNRRVDITLLVSPDNTRAEMNGLQQGN, encoded by the coding sequence ATGCACGAACGACAGGCTACCGCGCAGAACGATCTCTTTTCAGGCGCGAGCAGTAATAATCCGCTGGTGGCGGCGGCTAACGGGCTGCTTAACGCTATCCCACAAATACGGCACTCGGTCACGCATGCTGACCCCGCCGGGCTGCGCCAGCGGCTGATCGATGAGATGCGCCAGTTTGAAATGAACTGCCAGCGCGCCAGCTTACCCTATGAAGTGATTATCGGCGCGCGCTACTGCCTGTGCACCGCGCTGGATGAGGCCGCCGCGCTTACCCCGTGGGGAAGCCGCGGCGTGTGGCCGGGGCAGGGATTACTGGTCACGTTCCACAATGAAACCTGGGGCGGCGAGAAGTTCTTCCAGCTGCTGGCCAAGCTCTCACAAAATCCGCGCGAGCAGATTGCGCTGCTGGAGCTGATCAACTACTGCCTGCAACTGGGCTTCGAGGGGCGCTACCGGGTGCTGGATAATGGCCGCTCGCAGCTGGAAACCATCAAGCAGCGCCTGCTTCAGATGATCCGCTCGGTACGCGGCGGCTATGCGCCGCCGCTCTCACCGCACCCCGAAGACCATCCGGTTACCCGGAAGCTCTGGCGTCCGGTGGTGCCGCTCTGGGCCTGCTGTGCGCTGGTCGGCTTTCTGGCCTGCCTGTTCTACATCCTGCTGAACTGGCGGCTGGGCGATGCCACCAGCCCGGTGCTGGCGGCGGTCTATCAGACGCCGCTGCCGGAAGTCACCATTCAAAATCCTGCCCCGCCGCCGCCTGCCTCCCTGAATCTGAAGGCGTTTCTGCGTCCGGAGGTGGAGCAGGGACTGGTTGCGGTGAAGGATGAAGCCGATCGCAGCGTGGTTACCCTCAAGGGCGACGGGCTGTTCACCTCGGGCTCCACCGCCGTGCGCGGGCGCTATGAAGCGGTGCTGGATCGCATTGCTCAGGCGATGAATAACGTCAATGGCCGGATCCTGGTGGTGGGGTACAGCGATAACGTGCCTATCCGCAGCGCGCGCTTCGCCTCTAACTATGAGCTTTCTCTGACGCGGGCGCAGTCGGTGCAGACGCGACTGCAACAGCATCTGACCCAGCCGCAGCGCGTGAAGGCGGAAGGGCGTGGCGAAAGCAACCCGCTGGTGCCAAACACCAGCGCGGAGAACCGCGCGCGCAATCGCCGGGTGGACATCACGCTGTTGGTTTCACCCGATAACACCCGGGCAGAAATGAACGGTTTGCAGCAAGGAAATTAA
- the tssM gene encoding type VI secretion system membrane subunit TssM yields the protein MLNILFAIMTNRLMWGFIGITALSFIIWVIGPVFSIVDSRPLEPEVNRQISIALLYIAWGLSNLVPRLYNAWLNRKLMGSLKTTPGDENDPNRQRLTSEDRVLAERFSEASEMLKKAHFSRSSNRRWTQRFSRQYLYQLPWYVIIGAPGAGKTTALVNSGLQFPLADRFGKAALRGIGGTRNCDWWFTNDAVLLDTAGRYTTQESEQQQDAGEWNNFIGLLRKYRGRQPINGVIVTVSVADLLTQSAEATRQQALSLRQRLTELHEQLGIRFPVYVMVTKTDLLKGFRAYFGNLDKAQRDQVWGFTFPWERSKHADFDLAGACTQEYALLQQRLDAGLPDRLLQESDGKARAESYLFPQEFAALRPLLFEYLETVFARSNFETQFSPRGIYFASGTQEGLPFDRVMGELNRALQLPQEDAGTSGAWDNVNKESPIPANKGQSFFLKDLLQNVIFQEAGLAGSNRWWELRNRAVLWSGYLLLVAALVIAGLLWATSFSNNKAYLKEVNAKVPQVVAQSKNLQAGDLTDLYALLPFLNGVLHLPDSESFDLNHPPITRRMGLYRGVEVSDATQALYQKSLQQLLLPQVAQMITTWLRNDNGSDADYSYEALKAYQMLYQPKHYDGKFLHAWVMLNIQRNQPQNVTREQIKQLGWHLSQLLETQIQASPYARDDALVKREQALINQMPLSQRVYGRLRRLLEKSDGLPSVSLASLGGPQSELVLSRKSGKAVSEGIPGLYTPEGYWNSFDKNIDSVTAALHDDDQWVLGGQVQGETKAQTDLAVRQLYMADYMRQWDGLLQDIQLNNSADLSQRINAARVLSGNNSPLRKLVINLSHYLMLEKAAPADDKAQAGEDKGSTARNTLDALFRSREQSTAASQQQQTPEQSVTAHFAPVIELAQPLEKGGKTIAFDDFLKQIDDLYRYLTAVQDAANSGMPPPSGDAISHLQASAGRLPGSLQNMFTSMAVGASSDTQRRDLDNVRKRINVEVGSFCRQAIAGRYPLSRSGRSEVTPDDLARMFAPGTGLMDSFFRDNLANKVDTTQAAWRFTPGIDGKTLPGGEGVLRPFQQAQSIRDAFFANGATTPSFRVTVRTVRMDNDILTMTLDVDGQQLRYSHGPQAVQLMSWPGPGGTSQVRMQLGLADGTTATLVTNGAWALNRFFDRAERSGGSSSLSKQAAFNVNGHHITLEFTPNSIRNPFQLPGFSCP from the coding sequence ATGCTGAATATTCTTTTTGCCATCATGACCAACCGGCTGATGTGGGGATTTATCGGTATCACCGCGCTCTCCTTCATCATCTGGGTGATTGGTCCGGTGTTTTCCATCGTCGACTCCAGGCCGCTGGAGCCGGAAGTTAACCGACAGATCAGTATTGCACTGCTGTATATCGCCTGGGGCCTGAGCAATCTGGTGCCGCGCCTGTACAACGCCTGGCTGAACCGCAAGCTGATGGGCAGCCTGAAAACCACCCCCGGCGACGAGAATGACCCCAACCGTCAGCGTCTGACCAGTGAGGATCGGGTGCTGGCCGAGCGCTTCTCTGAAGCCTCGGAGATGCTGAAAAAGGCGCATTTCAGCCGCAGCAGCAACCGCCGCTGGACCCAGCGCTTTAGCCGCCAGTATCTCTATCAGCTCCCCTGGTATGTGATCATTGGCGCACCCGGCGCGGGGAAAACCACCGCGCTGGTCAATTCAGGGCTGCAATTCCCGCTGGCGGATCGCTTTGGTAAAGCGGCGCTGCGCGGCATTGGCGGCACGCGTAACTGCGACTGGTGGTTTACCAACGATGCCGTGCTGCTGGATACGGCAGGCCGCTACACCACCCAGGAGAGTGAGCAGCAGCAGGACGCGGGCGAATGGAACAATTTCATCGGGCTGCTGCGTAAATACCGCGGACGTCAGCCGATCAACGGGGTGATTGTCACCGTCAGCGTTGCCGATCTGCTGACGCAGTCGGCAGAGGCGACCCGGCAGCAGGCGCTCTCTCTGCGCCAGCGGCTGACGGAGCTGCATGAACAGCTGGGGATTCGCTTCCCGGTCTATGTGATGGTCACCAAAACCGACCTGCTGAAGGGCTTTCGCGCCTATTTTGGCAACTTGGATAAGGCGCAGCGTGACCAGGTCTGGGGCTTTACCTTCCCGTGGGAGCGTTCAAAACACGCCGACTTTGACCTGGCCGGCGCCTGCACCCAGGAGTATGCCCTGCTGCAACAGCGTCTGGATGCCGGACTGCCGGACAGGCTGCTACAGGAGAGCGATGGTAAAGCCCGCGCCGAAAGCTATCTGTTCCCGCAGGAGTTTGCCGCCCTGCGCCCGCTGCTGTTTGAGTATCTGGAAACGGTATTTGCCCGCTCCAATTTTGAAACGCAGTTTTCACCGCGCGGCATCTACTTTGCCAGCGGCACCCAGGAAGGGCTGCCGTTTGACCGGGTAATGGGTGAGCTTAACCGCGCGCTCCAGCTGCCGCAGGAGGACGCGGGCACCAGCGGTGCCTGGGATAACGTCAACAAAGAGTCTCCTATCCCGGCGAACAAAGGGCAGAGCTTCTTCCTGAAAGACCTGCTGCAAAACGTCATTTTCCAGGAAGCCGGGCTGGCGGGCAGCAACCGCTGGTGGGAGCTGCGTAACCGGGCAGTACTCTGGTCGGGCTATCTGCTGCTGGTGGCCGCGCTGGTGATTGCCGGTCTGCTGTGGGCAACCAGCTTTAGCAACAATAAAGCCTATCTGAAAGAGGTGAACGCGAAGGTGCCGCAGGTGGTGGCGCAGAGCAAAAACCTCCAGGCCGGCGATTTGACTGACCTCTACGCGCTGCTGCCGTTCCTGAACGGCGTGCTGCACCTGCCGGACAGCGAATCCTTCGATCTGAATCATCCGCCGATCACCCGGCGAATGGGGCTGTATCGCGGCGTTGAGGTCAGCGATGCGACCCAGGCGCTCTATCAGAAATCGCTCCAGCAGCTGCTGCTACCTCAGGTCGCGCAGATGATCACCACCTGGCTGCGTAACGACAACGGCAGCGATGCCGACTACAGCTACGAGGCGCTGAAAGCCTACCAGATGCTCTACCAGCCGAAGCACTACGATGGCAAATTCCTGCATGCCTGGGTGATGCTGAATATCCAGCGTAACCAGCCGCAGAACGTCACGCGCGAGCAGATCAAACAGCTTGGCTGGCATCTGTCGCAGCTGCTGGAGACGCAGATACAGGCCTCGCCCTATGCGCGGGACGATGCGCTGGTAAAGCGCGAGCAGGCGCTGATTAATCAGATGCCGCTGTCGCAGCGCGTCTATGGACGACTCCGGCGCCTGCTGGAAAAAAGCGACGGTCTGCCATCGGTATCGCTGGCCTCGCTGGGCGGTCCGCAAAGCGAGCTGGTACTGTCGCGGAAAAGCGGTAAGGCGGTCAGCGAGGGCATACCCGGTCTGTATACGCCGGAGGGCTACTGGAACAGCTTCGATAAAAATATCGACAGCGTGACGGCGGCACTGCACGACGACGACCAGTGGGTGCTGGGTGGTCAGGTGCAGGGAGAAACCAAAGCGCAGACCGACCTCGCGGTCCGTCAGCTCTATATGGCCGACTATATGCGGCAGTGGGATGGGCTGCTCCAGGATATCCAGCTGAACAACAGCGCTGACCTCTCGCAGCGCATCAACGCCGCGCGGGTGCTCTCCGGCAACAATTCGCCGCTGCGTAAGCTGGTGATCAACCTCAGCCACTACCTGATGCTGGAGAAAGCCGCCCCGGCCGATGACAAAGCCCAGGCGGGCGAGGACAAGGGCAGCACCGCCCGCAACACGCTGGATGCGCTGTTCCGTTCGCGCGAGCAATCCACAGCCGCAAGCCAGCAGCAGCAAACGCCTGAGCAGTCAGTAACTGCTCACTTCGCACCAGTTATAGAGCTGGCGCAGCCGCTGGAGAAAGGCGGTAAAACCATCGCCTTTGACGACTTCCTAAAGCAGATCGACGACCTCTATCGCTACCTGACGGCGGTGCAGGATGCGGCAAACAGCGGCATGCCGCCACCCTCTGGTGATGCCATCAGCCATCTGCAGGCCAGCGCCGGTCGCCTGCCGGGATCGCTGCAAAATATGTTCACCAGCATGGCCGTCGGCGCCAGCAGCGACACCCAGCGTCGCGACCTCGACAACGTGCGCAAGCGCATTAACGTTGAGGTGGGCAGCTTCTGCCGCCAGGCGATTGCCGGGCGCTATCCCCTGTCGCGGTCGGGGCGTTCAGAAGTGACGCCGGACGATCTGGCACGGATGTTTGCGCCGGGCACCGGGCTGATGGACAGCTTCTTCCGCGATAACCTGGCGAACAAGGTCGATACCACCCAGGCGGCCTGGCGCTTCACCCCGGGCATTGATGGTAAAACGCTGCCGGGGGGCGAAGGGGTGCTGCGGCCTTTCCAGCAGGCGCAGAGCATTCGCGACGCCTTCTTTGCTAACGGCGCGACCACGCCGTCATTCCGCGTGACGGTGCGCACGGTGCGGATGGACAACGATATCCTGACCATGACGCTGGATGTCGACGGCCAGCAGCTGCGCTACAGCCACGGGCCGCAGGCGGTTCAACTGATGAGCTGGCCGGGGCCGGGCGGCACCAGCCAGGTGAGAATGCAGCTCGGCCTGGCCGACGGCACCACCGCCACGCTGGTCACCAACGGTGCCTGGGCGCTAAACCGCTTCTTTGATCGCGCCGAGCGGTCAGGCGGCAGCAGCAGCCTCAGCAAACAGGCCGCCTTCAACGTCAATGGTCACCATATTACGCTGGAATTCACCCCCAACAGTATTCGCAACCCGTTTCAGCTACCCGGGTTCTCATGCCCCTAA
- the tagF gene encoding type VI secretion system-associated protein TagF, which translates to MSQTPAIGWYGKLPSAGDFLKRRFPDAIWQQWTNWFQVGLLNWQKNEEQRPEGERKFSSAPVWNFVVPPMLGSQLVQMGCLLPACDSVGRQYPVCALLTFSPQSWSPSQLAMAGEWYQQLGRALLHAVRNGYSAEQLDRSLLAIPAPPLPTEEEQSDILDVIGYAERPTTLSWRQVSDCFDPQQYTSFWWTNQTDGYPLYTQVHSGNFTGQLFSMLFDPAAGARPGRHGLYPPMFE; encoded by the coding sequence ATGAGCCAGACACCTGCGATTGGCTGGTACGGGAAATTGCCCAGTGCCGGAGACTTCTTAAAACGCCGCTTCCCCGATGCCATCTGGCAACAGTGGACCAACTGGTTCCAGGTGGGACTGCTTAACTGGCAGAAAAACGAAGAGCAGCGGCCCGAGGGCGAACGTAAGTTCAGTAGCGCGCCGGTGTGGAACTTTGTCGTGCCGCCGATGCTGGGTAGCCAGCTGGTGCAGATGGGCTGCCTGCTTCCAGCCTGCGACAGCGTGGGCCGCCAGTATCCGGTCTGCGCGCTGCTAACCTTTTCGCCGCAGAGCTGGTCACCGTCACAGCTGGCGATGGCCGGCGAATGGTATCAGCAGCTGGGTCGCGCGCTGCTTCATGCGGTGCGCAATGGCTATTCGGCTGAACAGCTCGACCGCTCGCTGCTGGCCATCCCTGCGCCGCCGCTGCCGACGGAAGAGGAACAGTCCGACATTCTGGACGTGATTGGCTACGCCGAACGGCCCACCACCCTGAGCTGGCGGCAGGTATCGGATTGCTTTGATCCGCAGCAGTACACCAGCTTCTGGTGGACCAACCAGACCGATGGCTACCCGCTCTACACCCAGGTGCACAGCGGCAACTTTACCGGCCAGCTATTTTCGATGCTGTTTGACCCGGCGGCAGGTGCCCGACCGGGACGCCACGGCCTTTATCCGCCGATGTTTGAGTAA
- the tssA gene encoding type VI secretion system protein TssA, with protein MNIDALLTPVSSDQPCGENLEYDADFMAMDQASAGKAEQQFGDTIIPAEPADWNRVERLASDLLTRSKDLRIMLALTRAWTQLKGLTGYASGLALIERSLVAWWEPLWPVLEEDGERDPFYRINALAALGDKSALTSALRQAPLLRSASDEISLRDACALLDGSKTECPDYPGGRARLIDELARGGQPGVDAIIKISERLQIIRETLVQHLGETGVPEMEQLIKTVSTVAQACEVTDLLTLIPAASAPGEIPPVAGAPEVKAVSGHTDWRSAQPGSRADAQLMLEKVKQYFVQHEPSHPAPLMIDRVQRMIEMDFMDIIRDLAPDGVHQLENIFGRRDG; from the coding sequence ATGAATATCGACGCGCTACTTACCCCGGTCAGCAGCGACCAGCCCTGCGGCGAGAACCTGGAATATGACGCCGACTTTATGGCGATGGACCAGGCCAGTGCGGGCAAGGCGGAACAGCAGTTTGGCGACACCATTATTCCGGCCGAACCGGCAGACTGGAACCGGGTTGAGCGGCTGGCCAGCGACCTGCTGACCCGCAGCAAGGATCTGCGCATTATGCTGGCGCTGACCCGTGCCTGGACCCAGCTAAAAGGCCTGACCGGCTACGCCAGTGGCCTGGCGCTGATCGAAAGATCGCTGGTGGCCTGGTGGGAGCCGCTGTGGCCGGTGCTGGAGGAGGACGGCGAACGCGATCCTTTCTACCGCATCAACGCGCTGGCGGCGTTAGGAGATAAGTCAGCACTTACTAGCGCTCTGCGTCAGGCACCGCTTTTGCGCAGCGCCTCCGATGAAATCTCCCTGCGCGACGCCTGTGCGCTGCTTGACGGCAGCAAAACCGAATGTCCCGACTACCCCGGCGGTCGCGCGCGGCTGATCGACGAGCTGGCGCGGGGTGGACAACCCGGCGTGGACGCCATTATTAAGATAAGTGAGCGCTTACAAATCATTCGCGAAACCCTGGTGCAGCACCTGGGTGAAACCGGCGTTCCCGAGATGGAGCAGCTAATAAAAACGGTCTCAACCGTGGCGCAGGCCTGCGAGGTGACCGACCTCTTAACGCTTATCCCTGCCGCATCAGCGCCAGGCGAGATCCCGCCCGTAGCCGGAGCGCCGGAGGTGAAAGCGGTCAGCGGCCACACCGACTGGCGCAGCGCACAGCCGGGTTCACGGGCCGATGCGCAGCTGATGCTGGAAAAAGTGAAGCAGTACTTTGTTCAGCACGAGCCCAGTCATCCGGCTCCGCTGATGATCGACCGCGTACAGCGGATGATCGAGATGGACTTTATGGACATCATTCGCGATCTGGCGCCCGACGGCGTCCATCAGCTGGAAAATATTTTCGGACGCCGCGACGGCTAA
- the tssB gene encoding type VI secretion system contractile sheath small subunit, protein MAISKSSGQKFIARNRAPRVQIEYDVEIYGAERKIQLPFVMGVMADLVGKPVEGLPSVDERKFLEIDIDNFDERMKSLKPRVAFQADNTLTGDGRLNIDLTFNSMEDFSPDAVARNVEPLNQLLDARTQLSNLLTYMDGKNGAEELISKILQDPTLLKSLSHLPKQDESADKGQEE, encoded by the coding sequence ATGGCAATCAGTAAATCCAGTGGGCAGAAATTCATCGCCCGTAACCGCGCGCCGCGCGTACAAATTGAGTACGACGTGGAGATCTATGGTGCGGAACGTAAAATCCAGCTGCCGTTTGTAATGGGCGTGATGGCTGACCTGGTCGGCAAGCCGGTTGAGGGCCTGCCGTCCGTGGACGAACGTAAGTTCCTTGAAATTGATATCGACAACTTCGACGAGCGGATGAAATCGCTCAAGCCGCGCGTCGCCTTCCAGGCTGACAACACCCTGACCGGTGATGGCCGCCTGAATATCGATCTCACCTTCAATAGCATGGAAGACTTTTCGCCGGATGCGGTTGCCCGCAACGTTGAGCCGCTAAACCAGCTGCTGGATGCGCGGACACAGCTCTCCAACCTGCTGACCTATATGGACGGCAAAAACGGTGCGGAAGAGCTAATCTCGAAAATTTTGCAGGATCCAACGCTGCTGAAATCGCTGAGCCACCTGCCGAAGCAGGATGAATCAGCGGATAAAGGTCAGGAGGAGTAA
- the tssC gene encoding type VI secretion system contractile sheath large subunit — protein sequence MSNPSQQQQSQEQQAWSQDEFSALLNKEFRPKTDSARSAVESAVKTLAQQALENTVTVSSDAYRTIQALIAEIDEKLSQQVNQIIHHEDFQKLEGAWRGLSYLVNNTETDEMLKIRFMSLSKQELGRTLKRYKGVGWDQSPIFKKIYEEEYGQFGGEPFGCLVGDYYFDHSPQDVELLSEMARIGAASHCPFITGTAPGVMQMESWQELANPRDLTKIFQNSEYAAWRSLRESEDARYLGLVMPRFLARLPYGIRSNPVDAFDFEEETEGANHANYTWTNAAYAMAANINRSFKEYGWCTSIRGVESGGAVENLPCHTFPSDDGGVDMKCPTEIAISDRREAELAKNGFMPLVHRKNSDFAAFIGAQSLQKPAEYHDADATANARLASRLPYLFACCRFAHYLKCIVRDKIGSFRERDEMERWLNDWVMNYVDGDPANSSQETKSRKPLASAEVLVEEIEDNPGYYAAKFFLRPHYQLEGLTVSLRLVSKLPSLKSNDA from the coding sequence ATGAGCAATCCATCCCAACAGCAGCAGTCGCAGGAGCAGCAGGCCTGGAGCCAGGACGAGTTCAGCGCGCTGCTGAATAAAGAGTTCCGGCCAAAAACCGACTCGGCCCGCTCGGCGGTAGAGAGCGCGGTAAAAACCCTGGCGCAGCAGGCGCTGGAAAACACCGTCACTGTCTCCAGCGACGCCTACCGTACCATCCAGGCGCTGATTGCCGAGATCGACGAAAAGCTGTCGCAGCAGGTCAACCAGATTATTCACCATGAAGACTTCCAGAAGCTGGAAGGCGCGTGGCGCGGTCTGAGCTACCTGGTGAACAACACCGAAACCGACGAGATGCTGAAAATCCGCTTTATGAGCCTCTCCAAACAGGAGCTGGGCCGCACCCTGAAGCGCTATAAAGGCGTGGGCTGGGACCAAAGCCCGATCTTTAAGAAGATCTACGAAGAAGAGTACGGCCAGTTCGGCGGCGAGCCGTTCGGCTGCCTGGTGGGCGATTACTATTTCGACCACAGCCCGCAGGACGTTGAACTGCTGAGCGAAATGGCGCGCATCGGCGCGGCCTCCCACTGCCCGTTTATCACCGGCACCGCGCCGGGCGTGATGCAGATGGAGTCCTGGCAGGAGCTGGCGAACCCGCGCGATCTGACCAAGATTTTCCAGAACAGCGAATACGCCGCCTGGCGCAGCCTGCGCGAGTCAGAAGATGCGCGCTACCTCGGCCTGGTGATGCCACGCTTCCTGGCGCGCCTGCCTTATGGCATTCGCAGCAACCCGGTCGACGCCTTTGATTTTGAGGAAGAGACCGAAGGGGCGAACCACGCCAACTACACCTGGACCAACGCCGCCTACGCGATGGCGGCCAACATCAACCGCTCATTTAAAGAGTACGGCTGGTGTACCTCTATTCGCGGCGTGGAGTCCGGCGGTGCGGTAGAAAACCTGCCGTGCCACACCTTCCCGAGCGATGACGGCGGCGTGGACATGAAGTGTCCAACCGAAATCGCCATCAGCGACCGTCGCGAAGCCGAGCTGGCAAAAAACGGCTTTATGCCGCTGGTTCACCGCAAAAACTCCGACTTTGCCGCCTTTATTGGCGCGCAGTCGCTACAGAAGCCTGCCGAATACCACGACGCTGACGCTACCGCCAATGCCCGTCTGGCCTCGCGCCTGCCGTACCTGTTCGCCTGCTGTCGCTTCGCGCACTACCTGAAGTGCATCGTGCGCGACAAAATCGGTTCATTCCGCGAGCGCGACGAAATGGAACGCTGGCTGAACGACTGGGTAATGAACTACGTCGACGGCGACCCGGCTAACTCCTCGCAGGAAACCAAATCCCGCAAGCCGCTGGCCTCTGCCGAGGTGCTGGTGGAAGAGATCGAGGACAACCCCGGCTACTACGCGGCCAAGTTCTTCCTGCGTCCGCACTACCAGCTGGAAGGCCTGACCGTTTCCCTGCGCCTGGTCTCCAAACTGCCGTCGCTGAAATCTAACGACGCCTGA
- a CDS encoding type VI secretion system tube protein Hcp: MAIDMFMKVDGVTGESKDSNHTGWTDITSFSWGASQPGNMSVGGGGGAGKVNFNDLHVNALIDKSVTALLKNCASGKHLSKVEVSICKAGGTQVEYARITLEDVLVTTVNYNGSDNGDTLGMTYSFQASKVKQQYWEQSSSGGKGAESSAGWNVKENKEA; the protein is encoded by the coding sequence ATGGCTATTGATATGTTTATGAAGGTTGATGGTGTCACCGGCGAGTCTAAAGACTCTAACCATACCGGCTGGACCGATATTACATCTTTCTCATGGGGCGCTTCCCAGCCGGGCAATATGTCTGTTGGCGGCGGCGGCGGTGCGGGTAAGGTTAATTTTAATGACCTGCATGTTAATGCACTAATTGACAAATCAGTGACTGCATTGCTAAAAAATTGCGCCAGCGGCAAGCACCTGTCTAAAGTTGAAGTATCTATCTGTAAAGCAGGCGGTACTCAGGTTGAGTATGCACGTATTACTCTTGAAGATGTACTGGTGACTACCGTTAATTACAATGGTTCTGATAACGGTGATACCCTTGGCATGACCTATTCTTTCCAGGCTTCTAAAGTCAAACAGCAGTACTGGGAACAAAGCTCTTCCGGCGGTAAAGGCGCAGAAAGCAGCGCTGGCTGGAACGTTAAAGAAAACAAAGAAGCGTAA
- a CDS encoding type VI secretion system amidase effector protein Tae4 → MSVNKPMFSAAWNRFSEVNISVESVGKLLGGKVETNISSGIFENACPIRMSYVLNYTGVPIPSNNRYATVSGKDQKRYMYRVNDMMDFLVDTFGKPDLTTPSPQPTAFNGKQGIIVFQGNGWSNARGHVTLWNGNICSDACHFLGSAENGNFVPTMASLWTLK, encoded by the coding sequence ATGTCAGTTAACAAGCCGATGTTTTCTGCAGCATGGAATAGATTCAGTGAAGTTAATATTTCTGTCGAAAGTGTAGGAAAGCTGCTTGGGGGGAAAGTAGAAACTAATATTTCCTCTGGCATATTTGAAAATGCCTGTCCAATAAGAATGAGCTATGTGCTTAACTATACAGGTGTGCCTATTCCATCTAATAATCGATATGCTACGGTTTCAGGTAAAGACCAAAAACGCTACATGTATCGCGTCAATGATATGATGGATTTTTTAGTAGATACGTTTGGTAAGCCTGACCTGACTACACCTTCTCCTCAACCCACCGCATTTAACGGCAAACAAGGTATCATCGTTTTTCAGGGGAATGGTTGGAGCAATGCGCGTGGGCACGTCACATTATGGAACGGGAACATCTGTTCGGATGCCTGTCACTTTCTTGGAAGTGCAGAAAATGGTAACTTCGTTCCAACGATGGCTTCACTTTGGACTTTGAAATGA
- a CDS encoding T6SS amidase immunity protein Tai4 family protein produces the protein MKKILLIAGIFITPMVQAVTPPALDKLPQPHIFQNWILDRCIGKITIDKGFRDDAFKSASAWLEYSKLPVDAFNDADKLIDESLKTKLTGSVDGDFKVLKCNLISHSNEQMDIFNKYQN, from the coding sequence ATGAAAAAAATCCTTCTGATTGCTGGCATCTTCATAACTCCCATGGTTCAGGCGGTTACTCCACCAGCACTGGACAAGCTTCCACAACCCCACATTTTTCAAAACTGGATTCTCGACCGTTGTATTGGAAAAATCACCATTGATAAAGGTTTCAGGGATGATGCGTTCAAAAGTGCTTCTGCCTGGTTGGAATATAGCAAGCTCCCTGTTGACGCTTTCAATGATGCTGACAAACTTATCGATGAGTCTTTAAAAACAAAATTAACGGGTTCTGTTGACGGTGATTTTAAAGTGCTTAAATGTAATTTAATCTCTCATAGTAATGAGCAGATGGATATTTTTAATAAGTACCAAAATTAA